The Gammaproteobacteria bacterium genome contains a region encoding:
- a CDS encoding homospermidine synthase: MYFKFTQKLVIIGFGSIAQSVLPLIFRHIQIEPQQITIITVNNQGLNVAQEYGINFQLETLTAQNYQAVLSPLLSQGDFVLNLSVSVSSLDLIKLCRQQGALYLDTCIEPWEGGYTDAELDPSLRSNYALRERVMEIKHHNSGGPTAVITHGANPGLVSYFLKAALLNIAKDNGEVVSEPLSQSGWAKLSEQLHIKAIHIAEYDSQTSTIPKSSDEFVNTWSVDGFISEGLQPAELGWGTHERHWPADGHQHTFGSKSAIYLSCPGAAVRVRTWAPISGSFHGFLITHGETISIADYYTIQENGKVHYRPTVHYAYHPCQDAVLSINELAGHEWQPQKSKRLLMQEITDGADELGVLLMGNTKGAYWYGSILSITEARKLAPHNNATSLQVSASVLAGMLWALEHPDEGLVEPEDIDHTFILNIARPYLGEVAGYYTDWTPINDREKLFSEKLDRTDPWQFINIRV, translated from the coding sequence ATTTATTTTAAATTCACTCAGAAATTAGTCATCATTGGATTCGGTAGCATCGCTCAAAGTGTTCTGCCGCTTATATTTCGCCACATTCAAATAGAACCACAACAAATCACCATCATTACCGTGAATAATCAGGGGTTAAACGTTGCTCAAGAATACGGCATTAACTTTCAATTAGAGACCCTCACTGCTCAAAACTACCAAGCAGTGCTGAGCCCCCTTCTTTCGCAGGGTGACTTCGTTCTCAATCTTTCGGTGTCTGTCTCAAGCCTTGACCTGATTAAACTCTGTCGACAACAAGGGGCGTTGTATCTTGATACCTGTATTGAGCCTTGGGAAGGTGGGTATACAGATGCTGAGCTTGATCCATCACTTCGCTCAAATTATGCGCTCAGAGAACGGGTAATGGAAATTAAGCATCATAACTCGGGCGGACCCACCGCGGTTATTACGCATGGTGCAAACCCAGGCTTGGTATCCTATTTTCTTAAAGCTGCATTATTAAATATCGCCAAAGATAATGGCGAAGTAGTGAGTGAACCCTTGTCACAATCTGGGTGGGCTAAGCTGAGTGAGCAGCTTCATATAAAAGCGATTCATATCGCGGAATATGATTCACAAACTTCGACCATACCAAAGTCTTCTGATGAATTTGTCAATACCTGGTCAGTAGATGGCTTCATTTCAGAAGGATTACAGCCAGCGGAATTGGGTTGGGGGACACACGAGAGACATTGGCCGGCTGATGGACATCAGCATACGTTTGGCTCAAAATCTGCAATCTATCTCAGTTGCCCTGGCGCTGCAGTGCGTGTGCGGACATGGGCACCTATCAGCGGATCATTTCATGGCTTTTTGATAACACATGGCGAAACGATTTCGATTGCAGACTATTATACGATACAGGAAAATGGCAAAGTTCATTACCGTCCCACGGTGCATTATGCTTATCATCCGTGCCAAGATGCTGTGTTGTCTATTAATGAACTAGCAGGACACGAGTGGCAACCTCAAAAATCGAAACGCTTGTTGATGCAAGAGATTACCGACGGAGCGGATGAATTAGGGGTGTTATTGATGGGCAACACCAAGGGCGCCTATTGGTATGGATCTATCCTTTCGATCACAGAGGCAAGAAAGTTAGCGCCTCATAATAATGCAACTAGTTTGCAAGTCTCCGCAAGTGTACTTGCGGGAATGCTTTGGGCATTAGAACACCCCGATGAAGGTCTCGTGGAGCCGGAAGACATCGATCATACATTTATACTGAATATTGCACGTCCTTACCTTGGAGAGGTCGCAGGATATTATACTGACTGGACCCCCATTAATGATCGTGAAAAATTATTTTCTGAAAAACTTGATCGAACAGATCCTTGGCAATTTATAAACATTCGCGTTTGA